In a single window of the Oscarella lobularis chromosome 2, ooOscLobu1.1, whole genome shotgun sequence genome:
- the LOC136183824 gene encoding protein mono-ADP-ribosyltransferase PARP4-like isoform X9 — MSVFAKRQIALELSSFLPWKKKQEIRKKITSNGGTISYVVTKQTDFLVLGDPGTRSDVSYKARTATKYGIPVVSLDFIDECIGAKKIVDSDQFVVVGTTKSQQFGTGKIVVGDHHHNRQKVRISKNRPTFVGVNLNKIKTWSPGEEGPHHYDEEKAEVVKHSLLSFIDSRAKVTHFFSIEFHVTSEDSESPYRIFTQSGNVANEFESVAECRYFSNATEAEHVYTLLYQQHLKPPHNMKKTEFLSRNIGSKQLKKLNAELRVGALKDDSTLNPTICDLVNYIWESANGQLSSLLRVPVESIQPENVRKAQSILLAVRRALDDTNTCPNDLRKLTRDFYDVIPHADTSDVIDTKLKLARKRDLCQLIDDVVSVGESTDWAVRTSAAAKLRALRCDIQHLNDDDDEYEQVKKLVIDMDKRGVGIDVCNVFSLHRPAEDCSFSREIGNERLLFHASQVENYVGILSRGLLMPKIVVDDYGGKRTDPGMLGSGIYFADASSTSATYSNPGNGRRGTRLMLIGEVALGKVYDTDSKCLDMTSPPDRFNSVHAIQNTDETPSQFQNDEYAIYSTNQQRLRYLVEFTLPGDVTHTEDSSHESENDSESETNPISSTPIEIDLSDVKNIIDPLSKVEAGLIGSGKASIPLESVHVRATLLDLAARVIVLQSYRNKNAEPIEAKFVFPLDDMAAVCGFEAFINGKHIVGEVKEKEQAHKEYKEAISKGHGAYLMDEETPDVFTVSVGNLPPDASVLIKITYVAELAVEGESVAFSLPGSVAPWKKKDALSEITQSDVKTVKVEKEHTGDLSVQVAVEMPFDIRNVQSPTHKIKVKQTATKSMIELCPGQTLDGGFQVFISLAEIHVPRMWIEEQPETEHRACMLTFYPDFEADLDPFYDVIFVLDASNSMKGSAINDARKLVLLALHHLPDKCYFNIISFGSTFDELFPSCQPKNKETLASALDFIKTCQPSLGNTDFWRPYRSLYVTAPPRDSQSTPRNVFLFSDGHVNEEESTLIALKKGAQRCRLFAFGVGSSPNRHYLRSMAQVGGGHAEFFDGKAKSKWERKVKRQLSKAGQPVLTSVSVAWQQFNADAPKPIQAPAEIVSLFSGSRQVVYGFVENCTMATLKAEIGGKEVSTMVSTSELSMTTGKILHQLTARALIRDWEEGSLSADRMEHEIVKSTRKSYIINLSKEYSIVTQFTSFVAVEHRDENERFQKPSGPSIEELVSREDIDILPYMGWDEDEKTDASQLSPEDLVRSELEEGKKSEDFFVLQAERSYEKAVDVAKESLDPHHPLRLQACLALANFLNGIKLDKKAALSLSKQAFDDAISQLDSLSDASYKDSTLLMEQLKDFLWKLSPSEVLGCLVVRGDRPDVSAVASFDIKKRRLSAGQLVARSAQPPPPPPPPLPPPSSLPPSEDLIDDLFDMDYQSLVIDTGISSVKAGFAGDDAPRAEFPALVGRPRHQGVMVGMGQKDSYVGEEAVSKRGILTMRSPFELPRRVQKDTAAVAEKPKAKKKKNVSERRSHMLPVSDLMEETVSKESATDEIYDDVGASDDNFASYALKKEAVANETTVQYQQQQPLQGQKGALERSTNFAKKLKKAREIRLKKLLMEETEEIARAVAEFSLDESLDDFLALENKADLPVRSSKGARMAYEGRVDQQPKIQMFQEQIAATEGILQQSIAMTSNVRFSNQKEELSRRASFQSSDDDDDNLYSASPSYSPTSPVYAAVTPQLFAAKPRPKQAALPRKMKMMSRLSADSSVFPAPGAPPPPPAPSIASVAMRAAAAPRPPTSGRSTGAGPPPPPPPMLSMPQRRLAGGPPPPPSMLRRSTVDRSLDGLPPALEPSKEKAKEIDDGWIPARKMTSARRGVVAKESERRESDRDFDSRGGGRGDLLSQIKKGSSAKRAQTAPEEEIKRRYRFVSKLADKRDEDRQPTLFGGGGGGSRGGLLSQIKQGAKLKKSVEEKAQEASPKRQSAVEHLKASLSARRSAVETEKSTNQGWLGFVSLDDGEKEEEESSDWSGWSGSDAENEQENEAGEFEDEEKPKVLVTADSIPKIFSFQNQLGYWELNDSVCSLLGINCHSLLEQIHSAGIKSLGSTLYEDSLRLFATALVLVYLNLHFQSQFPMQSNIHFDVSKVDVKWRHRVQKAVDWFHETDRAIPSLCRRLELGSNYEAFARQILA; from the exons ATGAGCGTCTTTGCCAAGCGCCAAATCGCGCTCGAACTCAGCAGCTTTCTCCCgtggaagaaaaagcagGAAATACGCAAGAAGATCACGTCGAACGGCGGCACGATATCGTACGTCGTGACGAAACAGACGGATTTTCTCGTTCTTGGCGATCCGGGAACGCGAAGCGACGTTTCGTACAAAGCGCGAACAGCTACAAAGTACGGAATACCCGTCGTATCGCTCGAtttcatcgacgaatgcattggagcgaagaaaatcgtcgattcggatcaattcgtcgtcgttggaacGACAAAATCGCAGCAATTCGGAACGGGAAAAATCGTCg ttGGAGATCATCATCATAATCGTCAAAAAGTTCGAatttcgaaaaatcgacCGACTTTTGTTGGCGTGAATTTGAACAAaatcaa aaCTTGGTCTCCTGGAGAAGAAGGACCTCATCATTAcgatgaagaaaaggcgGAAGTAGTCAAACATTCCTTACTAAGT TTTATTGATTCTAGAGCTAAAGTGACTCATTTCTTCTCCATTGAATTCCACGTGACCTCGGAGGATTCAGAGAGTCCCTATAGAATTTTCACTCAATCGGGAAATGTTGCAAACGAATTTGAAAGTGTTGCAGAATGTCGCTACTTTTCCAATGCAACGGAAGCGGAACACGTGTACACTCTCCTCTATCAACAACACCTAAAACCGCCACATAACATGAAAAAAACTGAATTCTTATCAAGAAACATCGGATCAAAACAACtgaaaaaa TTGAATGCCGAATTGAGAGTCGGCGCACTGAAAGACGACTCCACATTGAATCCAACTATCTGCGATCTCGTCAATTATATTTGGGAATCAGCCAATGGGCaactctcttctctcctccGTGTCCCAGTCGAATCCATTCAACCGGAAAACGTTCGCAAAGCCCAATCCATTCTCTTAGCCGTACGACGCGCGCTAGACGATACAAACACGTGCCCAAACGATCTACGCAAACTCACGCGAGAtttctatgacgtcatacctCACGCAGACACATCGGACGTTATTGATACCAAATTGAAATTAGCTAGGAAACGCGATTTGTGTCAGCtgatcgatgacgtcgtttccgttgGAGAATCCACGGATTGGGCCGTGAGAACGAGCGCAGCTGCAAAATTGAGAGCACTTCGTTGCGACATACAACACTtgaatgatgatgacgatgaatATGAACAAGTCAAAAAACTCGTCATTGACATGGATAAAag gggTGTTGGTATTGATGTTTGTaatgtcttttctttgcatCGACCCGCTGAAGACTGTTCGTTTTCAAGAGAAATTGGCAACgaacgtcttctctttcacGCGTCCCAAGTCGAAAACTACGTCGGAATATTATCTAG AGGATTGCTTATGCCGAAAATAGTTGTTGATGATTACGGAGGAAAAAGAACGGATCCGGGAATGCTGGGCTCTGGAATTTATTTCGCAGATGcttcaag TACAAGCGCCACTTATTCGAATCCCGGAAATGGACGTCGTGGCACTCGACTAATGCTCATTGGAGAAGTAGCATTGGGAAAAGTTTAC gATACGGACTCCAAGTGTCtcgatatgacgtcacctccGGATCGATTTAACAGCGTTCACGCCATTCAAAACACAGACGAAACCCCGTCGCAAtttcaaaacgacgaataCGCAATTTACAGCACAAATCAACAAAGACTAAG ATATCTCGTGGAATTCACTCTTcccggtgacgtcactcacACAGAAGACTCCTCCCACGAATCCGAAAACGATTCCGAATCAGAAACAAATCCCATCTCATCCACTCcaatcgaaatcgatttatccgacgtcaaaaatatTATTGATCCTTTGAGCAAAGTGGAAGCGGGTCTCATTGGTTCAGGAAAGGCGTCAATTCCACTGGAATCGGTCCACGTGCGTGCCACGCTTCTCGATCTCGCCGCACGCGTCATCGTTCTTCAGTCGTATCGCAACAAAAACGCGGAACCCATCGAAgcgaaattcgtctttcCGCTCGACGACATGGCGGCCGTTTGCGGCTTCGAAGCCTTTATCAACGGAAAACACATCGTTGGGGaagtgaaggagaaggaacAAGCGCACAAGGAGTATAAGGAAGCGATAAGTAAAGGACACGGCGCCTATTTGATGGACGAAGAAACTCCC GATGTTTTTACTGTGAGTGTTGGGAATCTTCCCCCGGATGCGAGCGTCCTGATTAAGATTACGTATGTGGCTGAATTGGCTGTGGAAGGGGAAAGtgtcgcgttttcgttgcCAGGGAGCGTTGCTCcatggaaaaagaaagacgctCTTAGCGAAATCACGCAA agtgacgtcaaaacggtGAAAGTTGAGAAGGAACATACTGG AGATTTGTCTGTTCAAGTTGCCGTCGAAATGCCTTTTGATATTCGAAACGTTCAATCTCCAACTCACaaaatcaaagtcaaa CAAACGGCTACAAAATCCATGATAGAGTTGTGTCCAGGTCAAACATTGGACGGCGGATTTCAAGTCTTTATTTCCCTAGCTGAAATTCACGTACCCCGTATGTGGATAGAAGAGCAACCGGAAACGGAGCACAGA GCTTGCATGCTCACTTTCTATCCGGACTTCGAAGCCGATTTAGATCcgttttatgacgtcattttcgtccTAGACGCTTCGAACTCGATGAAG GGTTCAGCTATAAATGACGCTCGCAAACTCGTACTTCTCGCTCTTCATCATCTCCCGGATAAATGCTATTTTAATATCATTTCATTTGGCTCAA cttTTGATGAACTATTTCCGTCGTGTCAAccgaaaaataaagaaactCTCGCTTCGGCTCTCGACTTCATAAAA acTTGTCAACCTTCGCTTGGAAATACGGATTTTTGGCGTCCTTATCGTTCTCTCTACGTCACGGCGCCCCCCCGCGACAGCCAATCAACGCCAAGAAacgttttcctcttttctGACGGTCACGTGAACGAAGAGGAATCCACGTTGATTGCCTTGAAAAAAGGAGCGCAGCGCTGTCGACTCTTCGCCTTCGGAGTTGG GAGTTCGCCGAATCGACATTATCTTCGTTCTATGGCTCAAGTGGGAGGCGGTCACGCCGAGTTCTTCGACGGCAAAGCGAAAAGCAAGTGGGAAAGAAAG GTAAAACGTCAACTCTCCAAAGCCGGGCAACCCGTCTTGACGTCAGTCAGTGTCGCGTGGCAACAATTCAACGCCGACGCTCCCAAACCCATTCAG GCTCCGGCGGAAATTGTGTCGCTCTTTAGCGGCTCTCGACAAGTCGTCTATGGGTTTGTGGAAAATTGCACTATG GCAACTTTGAAAGCCGAAataggaggaaaagaagtctCCACGATGGTTTCGACATCAGAACTCAGCATGACTACAGGAAAA attCTTCATCAGCTGACTGCTCGCGCTCTGATTCGTGATTGGGAAGAGGGAAGCCTTTCGGCAGACAGAATGGAACACGaa ATTGTCAAAAGCACCCGGAAGTCGTACATCATCAACTTGAGCAAAGAATATTCGATAGTGACGCAATTTACGAGTTTCGTAGCCGTGGAACATCGAGACGAA AATGAACGCTTTCAGAAACCAAGCGGTCCTTCCATAGAAGAACTCGTCTCGCGAGAAGACATCGATATATTGCCATATATGGGATGGGATGAGGACGAAAAAACGGACGCTTCTCAACTT TCTCCTGAGGATTTGGTTCGCTCTGAACTCGAAGAGGGAAAGAAATCGGAAGACTTCTTCGTTCTCCAAGCGGAACGATCCTACGAAAAAGCCGTAGACGTAGCGAAAGAATCGCTCGACCCTCACCACCCTCTTCGCCTTCAA GCCTGTCTTGCCTTGGCGAATTTTCTCAACGGAATCAAATTAGATAAAAAGGCGGCATTGTCTCTATCCAAGCAAGCCTTTGACG ACGCAATATCCCAGCTGGATTCCCTAAGCGATGCAAGCTACAAGGACAGTACGCTATTGATGGAACAACTCAAGGATTTCTTGTGGAAGCTATCCCCATCTGAAG TTCTTGGATGTTTAGTTGTTAGAGGTGACAGGCCTGACGTGTCGGCAGTCGCTTCTTTTGATATTAAAAAGCGTCGTCTATCTGCTGGACAACTCGTGGCTCGATCTGCTCAaccccctcctcctcctcctccccctctcCCTCCCCCTTCCTCTCTACCTCCCTCTGAGGATCTAATAGACGATCTTTTTGACATGGACTATCAAAGTCTTGTCATCGATACGGGAATATCTTCAGTGAAA gCTGGTTTTGCCGGCGATGACGCGCCAAGAGCCGAGTTCCCGGCCCTCGTTGGTCGACCACGACATCAG GGCGTTATGGTTGGAATGGGACAGAAGGACAGCTACGTCGGGGAAGAGGCTGTTTCGAAACGGGGAATACTGACGATGAGGAGTCCGTTTGAGTTGCCACGTCGAGTCCAGAAGGACACCGCGGCGGTGGCGGAAAAACCTAAagctaaaaagaagaagaacgtttCCGAAAGACGTTCGCACA tgCTTCCTGTTTCTGATTTAATGGAGGAAACCGTCTCTAAAGAATCAGCGACAG ACGAGATTTATGATGATGTGGGCGCTAGCGACGATAATTTCGCTTCTTATGCATTGAAAAAGGAGG CGGTGGCAAATGAAACTACGGTTCAAtatcagcagcagcagcctcTTCAAGGTCAGAAGGGAGCGTTGGAGCGTAGTACTAATTTTGCtaaaaaactcaaaaaagCTCGAGAAATACGTTTAAAAA AGCTTCTAAtggaagaaacagaagaaataGCAAGAGCAGTCGCAG AATTCTCTTTGGATGAATCGCTGGACGATTTCTTGGCGTTGGAAAACAAAG CTGATCTTCCTGTGAGGTCATCAAAGGGTGCAAGAATGGCATATGAAGGACGTGTGGATCAACAGCCGAAAATTCAAATGTTTCAAGAACAAATAGCTGCAACTG AAGGAATTCTGCAACAGTCAATAGCTATGACATCAAATGttcgtttttcaaatcaGAAGGAAGAATTGTCTAGAAGAGCAA GTTTTCAAAGcagcgatgacgatgacgacaatcTTTATTCCG CGAGTCCATCCTACTCTCCAACAAGTCCAGTTTATGCTGCCGTAACCCCTCAACTCTTCGCTG cTAAGCCGCGCCCGAAACAAGCCGCTTTACCacgaaaaatgaaaatgatgtCACGGCTTTCTGCAG ACTCAAGCGTCTTCCCAGCACCAGGAgctcctccgcctccaccTGCTCCTTCTATTGCTTCAGTAGCGATgcgagcagcagcagcaccgcGGCCTCCAACGTCTGGACGATCCA CAGGGGCAGGTccacctccgccgccgccaccaaTGCTTTCAATGCCTCAAAGACGACTCG CAGGTGGGCCTCCGCCACCTCCATCAATGCTTCGACGATCCA CAGTGGACAGATCTTTGGATGGTCTACCGCCGGCATTAGAGCcttcaaaggagaaagcgaaGGAAATTG ACGATGGGTGGATACCAGCAAGAAAAATGACATCTGCAAGAAGAGGAGTAGTTGCAAAAGAAAGTGAACGACGTGAAAGTGACCGGGATTTTGATTCCAGAG GTGGAGGTAGAGGTGATCTCCTGTCTCAAATCAAGAAGGGTTCATCCGCTAAAAGAGCGCAAACGGCaccagaagaagaaattaaaCGACGTTATCGGTTTGTGTCAAAGCTTGCAGACAAACGCGATGAAGACAGAC AGCCAACGCTATTTGGAGGCGGTGGAGGCGGAAGTAGAGGCGGTCTCCTATCTCAAATCAAACAGGGCGCAAAACTGAAGAAGTCAGTTGAGGAAAAAGCACAAGAGGCATCACCTA AACGTCAGTCGGCAGTCGAACATCTAAAAGCTTCACTTTCCGCACGTCGTTCGGCAGTAGAAACCG AAAAGAGCACGAATCAAGGCTGGTTAGGGTTTGTTTCATTAGATgatggagaaaaagaagaggaagagtcGTCAGATTGGTCAGGTTGGTCTGGAAGTGACGCTGAAAACgaacaagaaaacgaagctggagaatttgaagatgaagaaaaaccTAAAGTGCTCGTGACCGCCGACTCAATACCAAAAATCTTCTCATTCCAAAACCAG CTTGGCTACTGGGAGCTCAATGATTCAGTCTGTTCTCTTCTTGGTATCAATTGTCATTCCCTTCTCGAACAAATCCACTCAGCGGGAATCAAGAGCCTCGGATCCACTCTCTACGAAGATAGCCTTAGATTATTCGCCACTGCTCTAGTACTCGTCTACCTTAACCTCCATTTCCAATCACAGTTTCCCATGCAATCGAATAtccattttgacgtcagcaaagtcgacgtcaagTGGCGTCATCGAGTCCAAAAAGCCGTTGATTGGTTTCACGAGACGGATAGAGCGATTCCTTCGctctgtcgtcgtcttgagcTCGGATCAAATTACGAGGCATTTGCAAGACAAATTTTAGCGTAG